TCTATAAGTTGTTTTGAATCTTCAATATTTATTATATTTGCATTCATTTTTTCAAAATCTTTTAAATAAGGGTTCTTATTTTTATACTCACAAAAATAATCTACAATTATACTTTTATTATCATCATTAAATTTCGCTAAAAAACTTATCAATTCTTTCATTGATTTAATTTTTTCTGCTCTTTTTAATATTATTAATTCATTAGTTGAAAATAGAGATTGATTAGTAATGCTTTCTATAAATTGCTCATATTCTTCTTTTATATATGCATCATATACCTTAATATCAGTAAACTCTTTCATTATTTCTTCTATCTTAACTGCTCTAGAATTAAGACCTGTAACATAGTATATCATTTATATAATCCTATAGTTTGTCTTACTATTTCCATTTTTCTACTTGCTATTTCATTTGCCTTTGTTGCACCTTGTTTTAATATTTCATTTACATAATCCATATTATTTAATAATTTTTCTCTTTTTTCTCTTGCATCTTTAAAATATTCTAGCATAGTACCAAGTAATTCTTTTTTAGCATGACCATAACCATAGCCACCTTCTATAAATTTTTGTTTCATTATTTGAACATTTTCTTTACTAGCAAATAATTCGTAGATTTTAACTATGTTATTATTTGGGTCTTTTGGTTCTTCTAAGGCTTTACTATCTGTTACTATACTCATAATTTGTTTTTTCAAATCTTTTTCTGGTAAAAACATATTTATTACATTTCCATAAGATTTACTCATTTTTTCCCCATCTGTTCCTTGTACTACTGAAACACTTTCTAATATTAAATCTTCTGGTAACTTAAATACTTCTTTTCCATATTGTTCATTAAATTTAGTAGCAATATCACGAGTAAATTCTACATGTTGCTTTTGATCTTTACCAACTGGCACTATATCAGTATCGTATAATAAGATATCGGCCGCCATTAAAACAGGGTAAGTAAATAGACCAGTATTAGCCTTAATACCTTTATTTACCTTATCTTTAAATGCATGCCCACGCTCTAATAATGCAATAGGAGTTACATTTGATAAAATCCACATAAGTTCTGTATGGTATACTACGTCTGATTGTAAAAATATAGTAGATTTTTTAGGGTCTAAACCTAATGCTAAATAATCTAATATTACATTTTTAGTATTTTCTCTTAATAATTCTGAATTTTTATTTGATGTTAGTGAATGGTAATCTGCTAAAAAATATAGCCCTTCATACTTATCTTGCATATCAACAAATTGTTTTAATGCTCCAAAATAGTTTCCTATATGTAACATACCACTTGGCTGTATTCCTGATAAACTTCTCATAATCTCTCCTTAATCTTATTATATTTTTCTTTCATTTTCTGGTGTGAAATATTTATATTCATTATTTCTAATTTCATCTAAACTATATTCCCTTGTTATTTCTCCATTTTCAAATACTGTTTGTAATATAGTGTTGGGGCTATATGTACCCTCTTTTAAATTAGAAATGTTTATAGTTTTTATTACTCCGTTTTTATCTTTTATTAAATCTAATCTACCTTTTTTACTTATTTTGCCCCTATCAGTTATAGGGTTTTTAAATACGTCTATATATTTATCATGAACTTTTATAGAACTGCATTTCATAGCAAATCTATGAGTATCTCTATTTATACTTGAATGACGATTACCTTGTAATAAGGCCCCACCACAACCCATGGTAATATTTTCTGTTGAATAACCTGACTCTGTTACTATTTTTAGTATGTCCCATATACTATCTTCATATACATTGTCTCCTTGTATTATTCTAACCTTATTAAGAACCTTATAACCTTTACTATTTACTTCGCATCCAAATGCTTGTTCTAATTTTTCAAGAGCAAATAATATATTAATAACTGCATCTCCACTGTCTGGTCTTATAACTACTAAACCATCTCTTTTTTCTATTTTATCTTTTAATTTTTTACAAATAATATTTTCTACAGCATCAAAATAGTTATATGAATCACATACTATTGCAACTACTCCTTTATCAAAAGTATCTATAATATTTTCCATTGCATCTTTTTCATTTTCTTTACCCCAAGAAGTGATTGTACTATGTTCTGCTGCTGGTATACTAAAACCTGCACATTTTTCATTGTAGTATCTTCTACCATATACTAATGATTTTACATTATCAGTTCCTAAAAAATTAGTTAAATGTGCTAATCCACCAATACCTGCTGTTTCTTCACTAGAAGCACCCCTATACCCGAAATCATGTAACTTAAATGGCAATTCTTTTTCAATATTATCAGAAGTTTTGTCTAAAAAATGTCTTATTATTCTTTTTGCTTTATACGAATATGTAGCAACTGTTATTGGATACCATATTTTTAATAATAATGGTTCTAACCATGAAACTATCCAAGGAGTTTTTTCACAAGTAGATTCAATAGTTACTAAAACATTATGATTAGGTACTAAAACACCTTCAGTAACTGCCCTTATTCTTATTGGAAGTTTTCCATCTAACTCATTTACGATATAGTCAAAGCCTTTTCTATCAAAAGGAACTCCGTGCATATTAAAAATTTTATCTGCTTCATCTACCATTTCTTTTGTTATTCTAGTTGATAAATATTTTTTCAAATAATATTGGAGTCCAAAGAACTTAGTATAACCATACTGTCCCCCCCTACTTTCAATATAACTATGCATATACACCATATCTTTTGGGTATTGCTTTGGATGTGATACCTTATATGAATCACAAGCCAGTATTAAGTTTTCCATTATTAACTCCTTTTTTATTTCGTTTCGACATTATTTTTATCTCTTCTTTTTTTTTAGAATATATATACTATCATAAAGTATTGTATACATTGATTTTCTTTTAAAAATTTTTAATAAAATATATGTGAATAATGCTGCTAAACTTATAGAAAATATATTTTGATAATTTCCTGTAATTTCCATAACTAAAACTATTGCTGTAAATGGTGCTTTAATTATTGCAGTAAAATATGCAACCATCGATATAACTATAAAATGCATTATATATGCTGAATCTAAATTAAATATTTTATAAATTCCTATTCCATATATTTTACCTATTAATGCTCCTATTAATAAACTTGGTATAAATAATCCACCAGGTACATTAGTAGAATGTGATATGGCTGTAAATATAAATTTAAATATAAACAATATAATTATAGTTTTAACTCCTATATCTTTTATTATAAGTTTTTCTATTAAATCACGACCACTACCTGTAACACTAGTCAAAAATATTACTAATATATATGAAAAAATTACTACTATTATTAATTTAATATATGAATTTATCTTTATTTTATTATATATTTTTTGTGTTATTAATAATAAACTATCAAATATATTGGCAATTATAACTACTATTACACTTAGTATTAATATTAATAATATTTCTAAAAACATATATTTTAAATCTTTAAGTGCTGGATTTATATAATGTAAATTTGGTATTATATCTTTTTTTCCTAAAAATATTCTAACAATTAAACTAGAGGATATACTTCCAACTATTGTACATAATAATAACGTTATTGAAAAAGAATTATTTAATTCTTCTAGGGTAAATACAATACCAGAAATAGGCGCATTAAATGCTGCTGTAAGTCCTGCAGAAGAGCCTGCACTTATTAATTTCTTTTCTTCTAATTCACTATTTTTTGTAATCTTTTTTAAACTTTCCCCAACACTACTTCCTAAATATATAGATGGTCCAACCATACCTAATGACAAACCTATAAATCTACCTAATACTCCACCTATAAATTTATATATTATTTCAAAAAAACTAGTAAATATTATTTTCTTTTTTATAAGTGCCATTACTTGAACTATACCTGTTCCCCTTATTAAAGGGTATTTTATCATCATTTTTTGAGTAAGAATTGCAGATATAAAAAATAAGACTAATACTAATGGTTTACTTTGTTCCATAATAATTTGTCTTAAATCAACTATTTTATCAAGTGATATTCTATATAAGACAACTATAAAGCCAGTTATTATTCCTATAATAGCCGAATACCATATCAGTTTTAGTCTTCCATTAAATTCATTTTTCAATGAAAATACTTTATTTTTCATTATTTTCCTACCTTAATATTATGGTGGAAGTGACGAGAATCGAACTCG
The DNA window shown above is from Oceanivirga salmonicida and carries:
- a CDS encoding ClC family H(+)/Cl(-) exchange transporter, whose protein sequence is MKNKVFSLKNEFNGRLKLIWYSAIIGIITGFIVVLYRISLDKIVDLRQIIMEQSKPLVLVLFFISAILTQKMMIKYPLIRGTGIVQVMALIKKKIIFTSFFEIIYKFIGGVLGRFIGLSLGMVGPSIYLGSSVGESLKKITKNSELEEKKLISAGSSAGLTAAFNAPISGIVFTLEELNNSFSITLLLCTIVGSISSSLIVRIFLGKKDIIPNLHYINPALKDLKYMFLEILLILILSVIVVIIANIFDSLLLITQKIYNKIKINSYIKLIIVVIFSYILVIFLTSVTGSGRDLIEKLIIKDIGVKTIIILFIFKFIFTAISHSTNVPGGLFIPSLLIGALIGKIYGIGIYKIFNLDSAYIMHFIVISMVAYFTAIIKAPFTAIVLVMEITGNYQNIFSISLAALFTYILLKIFKRKSMYTILYDSIYILKKKKR
- the trpS gene encoding tryptophan--tRNA ligase; the protein is MMRSLSGIQPSGMLHIGNYFGALKQFVDMQDKYEGLYFLADYHSLTSNKNSELLRENTKNVILDYLALGLDPKKSTIFLQSDVVYHTELMWILSNVTPIALLERGHAFKDKVNKGIKANTGLFTYPVLMAADILLYDTDIVPVGKDQKQHVEFTRDIATKFNEQYGKEVFKLPEDLILESVSVVQGTDGEKMSKSYGNVINMFLPEKDLKKQIMSIVTDSKALEEPKDPNNNIVKIYELFASKENVQIMKQKFIEGGYGYGHAKKELLGTMLEYFKDAREKREKLLNNMDYVNEILKQGATKANEIASRKMEIVRQTIGLYK
- a CDS encoding nicotinate phosphoribosyltransferase — translated: MENLILACDSYKVSHPKQYPKDMVYMHSYIESRGGQYGYTKFFGLQYYLKKYLSTRITKEMVDEADKIFNMHGVPFDRKGFDYIVNELDGKLPIRIRAVTEGVLVPNHNVLVTIESTCEKTPWIVSWLEPLLLKIWYPITVATYSYKAKRIIRHFLDKTSDNIEKELPFKLHDFGYRGASSEETAGIGGLAHLTNFLGTDNVKSLVYGRRYYNEKCAGFSIPAAEHSTITSWGKENEKDAMENIIDTFDKGVVAIVCDSYNYFDAVENIICKKLKDKIEKRDGLVVIRPDSGDAVINILFALEKLEQAFGCEVNSKGYKVLNKVRIIQGDNVYEDSIWDILKIVTESGYSTENITMGCGGALLQGNRHSSINRDTHRFAMKCSSIKVHDKYIDVFKNPITDRGKISKKGRLDLIKDKNGVIKTINISNLKEGTYSPNTILQTVFENGEITREYSLDEIRNNEYKYFTPENERKI